Within Nitrososphaera sp., the genomic segment GCACGACCGGCCAGCCAAAGGGGACTCTCCAGGTTCACGGCGGCTACATGGTAGTCGCGGCGCAGCAGGCAAGTTATCTTGTCGATATGGGGCCTCAAGATGTGCTGTTTTGGTATGCCGACGTCGGATGGATTACCGGCCAGACATGGGTCGTCTACGGCAGCACAATCATAGGCGGCACCTCGGTGGTTTACGAAGAGGCGCTGAACTACCCAAACGACCGTGCGTGGCAGTCAATAATTTCCAAGCACGGCGTCAGCATTCTGGGAATGGCTCCAACTGCAATCAGGTTCTTTATGAGAAGCAAGACAGACCCAGACGCGTCAGCGTTGAAGTCTCTTCGGGTCTTGGCGACAACCGGCGAGCCTATCAACAAGGAAGCCTGGGACTGGTATAATGAAAAGGTCGGGCAAAGCAGGTGCCCCGTAATTAATCTGTCAGGGGGGACTGAGGCGGGAGGCGCAATCCTCAGTCCGCTTCCGGGGTCAGATATCCGGCCGTGCTCCGTCGGAGGACCTGTACCGGGATTCGATGCGCGCATTTACGACGATGCGGGAAGGCCGGCACAAAATGGACGGCTCGTAATTGCAAAGCCATGGCCTTCCATGACGCGCGGGCTTGTCAACAGCGCCCAGAGGTTTCTTGAAACATACTGGTCGCGATACCATGGGTCGTGGGACCACGGGGACCTAGTGTTTGTCGATGAGACAGGCCTTTGGTACATTGCTGGAAGAAGCGATGACGTAATCAAGGTGTCAGGCCATAGGCTGTCCAATGCAGAGATAGAAGCGGCAGCGATGGCTCACCCGGAAGTTGCCGAAGCCGCAGCCGTGGGTGACCATGACAGCATCAGGGGAGAAAGAATAGTCCTGTGTGTTATCACGAGGCACGGCGCTGAGATCGGGCCGCGCCTCAGAGAGGAGATATCCAGGACGGTTGAGGACAAAATTGGCAAGTTCGCCAGTCCTGACGAAATTCGGTTTGTAATGGATTTGCCAAGGACGCGGACTGGAAAACTGATAAGAAGGCTGATAAAGGCTCGAATTTCCGGCAGCGAAATAACCGAAGGAGATCTAGCGCTTGTCGAAAATCCGAGCTCGGTCAGCGGCATCTGACTCGGCCTGTTTGCAGAACTTCAAGCGTGAGAACCTTTATTTTAATCGTCGAGACCGACTCTGGAATATAGATGAAGCGGCAGATAGACGGCACCAGTCGCAATGCTGACGACAGTTCTCCATCCAAGAAATTCGAGCTGGCAGGCAGTGTGCCTCATTACCCACCATCGCTCGATTTTACTATAACGCACATGTCACTCAGGGTAGTTCCAGATTTTGCTACCAAAACGATACGCTGTACAGAGCAACTGCAAGTCAAGTGTATTTCACTGGACAACAGTCCCAACACGATAGAGCTTGACGCGGCGGAACTTGACGTTTCATCCATCACGGTCGGGAACACTTCTTGCTCATTCAAGGTCATTGGCGACAAGGTCTTAGTCAGTCTGGTACAACCTGCGAGGCATGGGGACATCATTGGTCTTACAATCAGTTACAGTGCAAAGCCTAGAAAAGGCTTCTATTTTGTCTCTGCGGATGAAAAGTATCCCAACAAGAGAACCGAAGCGTGGACCCAGGGCGAGACCACCGAGTCAAAATACTGGTTTGCATGTATCGACCATCCGCTTGTAAAATTCACTTCAGACATTTCGGTAATTGTTCCCCCTGAATATACGGTAATATCAAACGGAAGTCTCAAAGAAAGACAGCAGCTGACAGCCGACGGACAGCCGGCAGTCGCCCATGTCTGGTCGGAGGGCAGGCCTCATCCTGCCTATCTTACTTCTGTCGTCATCGGCAAGTATGCCGAGATTACCGGCGGCAGGGGGCTCTACTACTATGTGCCAGGGGAATTCAGCGACGATGCGATGCGCTCGTTTGAGCGGACGCCGGAAATGCTGAAATTCTTTGAAGATTATTTTGGCGTAAAGTATCCGTATGAAAAATACTCTCAAGTCACGGTGCAGGACTTTGTTTACGGCGGGATGGAGAACTCTAGCTGCACTACGCTTACTACGGACACCCTGCATGACCAGAAAGCGCACGTCGACTTTACGAGCGACCACCTTGTGTCTCACGAACTTGCCCACCAGTGGTTCGGGGATTTGGTGACCTGCAGGGACTGGTCAAGTATTTGGTTAAACGAAGGATTTGCAACCTACTGCGAGGCCCTGTACTGGGAAGCAAGCAGGGGCACGGACGAGTTTCTCTACTACGTAATGCAGACCGCAGACGATTATTTCGAGGAGGCATCAACCAGGTACGTCCGGCCTATTGTGACAAAGACCTTCAAGCACCCCGACGACCTGTTTGACAGGCACACCTACGAGAAAGCAGGAGTCGTGCTCCACATGCTTCGCAACACCGTGGGAGATCTGGCATTTCGAAAATCCGTCGGAGCTTATCTTGACCGTTTCGGCGACTGCACTGCCGAAACTTTTGACCTGAGGAGGACGTTTGAGCTCGAAACTGGCAGGAGTCTGGAGCAGTTCTTCGACCAGTGGCTGTACAAGGCAGGGCACCCACAGCTCAAGGTGCAGATTTCAATAGAGGGACAAAATACCCTCAGGGTCAAGGTTGAGCAGACACAGGCTGAGGCGCCATTCGTGTTTTCCCTTGAGGTAAATGTGATTCAGTCGCAGGCAGGTCAGATTGGCAAGGCGAACCAGAAGCTCTTTGTCCTTCGCATCGAGGAGAAGGAGACGGCTTTTCAACTTCCGCTGGATTCTGCAGGCATAGAGTGGGTGTCAATCGATCCGGAATTCAAGGTACTAAAGACAATATCGATAAAGGCTCCAAAGGAGCTCCTTGTAAACCAGCTAAAAGGGGGCCGGACTGTCATCGAGCGGATTGAAGCAGCGAGAGCGCTTGCCGGCGAGCCGGCTGATTCAGTAATCGAGGCGCTCAAGGCCGCGGCCTCTGGCGATAAATTCTGGGGCGTGGCTGCAGAAGCCGCAAAGGCGCTTGGAAGCACCAAGACCCAAGGGTCGTATGCAGCCCTCCGTGACTGCGTCGGAAAGGTAATGCATCCCAAAGTGAGAAGAGCTGTAGTAAAAGCGATAGGCGAGTTCAGGAAACAAGAATCGTTTGAGGAGCTGGCTGCGCTTCTAGAACGCGGCGATTCGAGTTATTTTGTTGAATCTGAAGCGGCCCTGGCGCTTGGGAAGTCCCGAGACCGGCGTGCCCCTCCACTCCTAATCAAAGCCTTGGAGACGCGATCGTTTCAGAATATTGTCGCCCAAGGGGCGATAAACGGCCTGAAGGAATTTGGCGAGAACAAAGAGATAGCAGACCTGCTAGTATCAAAGAGCGAGTATGGCAACCACCACAGGGTGAGGGAGGCCGCAACGTTTGCGCTCGGTCGCTTTGCCGAGGCAAATACCAGCGTTTTCTTGCAGTTGGTTAACCTGCTCACCGACAGGTGGTTCCGTGTCAGGATAAATGCGTGCAGGGCACTTGCAGAAGCTGGGCTGGTCAAGGCGATACCAGAGCTTGCGGCAGTGTCTGAACGAGATCCTGATCAGAGAGTGCGGAGAGTGGCAGAGGAGTGCATACTTGTGATAAGAGAGTCCAGCAAAAGGCCCGCGGCTTTGGAGCATATCAGCGATGACCTGGACAGGCTTAAGTCGAAGAATCTTGAGTTGATGCAGAAATTGGACAGGCTTGAGCGCGAGATGCGCTAGAATCTAGGGGCATATGCCCGACGGCAATGCATTAACGATTGCCGCCGGTTCAACGCTCGGGCCTGCTGCGTGAGCGCTTTGCGGACGGCCGGTCCTGCTCCGCGTCCGATTCGATTTTCTTGCGGTAGAGGACAAAGGATTCTGACTCGGTCATTTCAAATTGGCGCACGGCAGCGGCCAGGCTCTGGTGGCAGATTACGTGCAGCCGTCGAAAGCCTCCCAGCATGTAGAGGTTTGTGGCAAAGGTGAGCAGTTCAGCGAGTGATTCTGACGATGAAGAGTCGAGATATACCACCTGTAGCAAGTCCTTGCGGTCCCAGTACCCCTCTGTGTTCAATACCGCCATGCCTGTTATGGGCCTACCGGTGACCAAAAGACGCTTCCTGTCCACAAATGACCGCAATGCCCTCTTGTCCAGCTGATACCACCTCCACGTGTCCATGTACCGGCCTCCGGAAGCTCGGAATAACTGAGAAGCTGAGAGGTAATTGAGAACATCGTCGAGATCCTGCACAGTCGCCAGGCGGGCTTCGGATTTTTTTCTCGCAATTTGTCTGTCCGTTGCAAGGTACGCCCAATCTGAAACGGCCTGAAAGCCGCATTTCTCCATCATTCTCTGGGAGGCAAAGTTTTTTGATGCGACTATTCCAAGAGCTTCCGACGCTCCTCGTTTTCGTCCAAACTCGAGCATCGCGTCGATGAGCGCGCTGGCCACTCCGAGTTTTCTATGGTCCTGCCTGACCCTGACGCCCTCTACCCAGACGCTCTCCTTGTAGGGGCAAAGCGCAGCGTGTCCGACTGCAATGGACCCTGAACTCTGGGAGTCGGCAATAAACAGCCGTCCCTTCCTGTCCTTCATCCAGATGTCCCATGCGACATCTATATAGTCGCCCCAGCTAAACGTGTCTGTGCAAAACTGCAGGATTGGCTGCCTGTCGGAGTCTTGCGCCGTGCGGACAGTAGTCTTCAAATGGCGTTCATCCTTTCCCGGACTGGCTGGCGAGTGCGCGCGGGTCCTGAGCCATTAACGCAAGCCAGGGGTTTAGAAGCTCAGGGTCTGCTTTTACGAGCTTGACGCCGGCTTCATGGAGCAGCCTTGTTCCATCCTCGGGATAGTCGGCAAGCACCACAATTCTGGAAATCCCGACGCTTATCGCCATCTTGCTGCACTCGATGCACGGCGCAAAAGTCGAATAGAGGGTCGAGCCCTTTGTACTTCCGGCATTTCCAAACAGCGCGCACTGCATTATGGCGTTGGCCTCGGCATGGGTGCATAGACACCGATCGAGACCTTCGCCGGACTTTACCTCTCCCCTCATTCTCTCCTGGCAGCGCGGACAGCCGCCTTCGAAGCAATTCCGGATTCCCGGCGGCGTCCCATTGTAACCTGTCGCTATCTGGCGATTATCCTTCACGATAACGGCGCCAATATGCCTAGTAATGCAATTTGAGCGCAGCTTGGCAATCTCTGCCTGCAGGAGAAAGTATGTATCCCAGTCCGGCCGCAGCACCTGCTGCTGTGGCGCCATTCGGTATAAAAAATCTAGCCCCGGAACAGGCTAGCGCGATTGTGACTTTGCCCTCCGCAGCCTTCGCTCGTCCTGCGCCACCCTGAAAAAGAACAGTGCCGAGACGGCCGCTAATCCAACCGTGCCCAGTGCGAGTATGGCATCGCCTGGCAGCGCAAGCAGCTGCGCGAGAGCAGGCACTATCTCCACCGCTTTTCAGCCCGCCATAGGCGATGAAATGAAGCCATGATTACAACTGTCGTGGCAGCATTGATTAGCAATGCTTTGAATGGCTTGTTAAAGATAGGGACATTGTGCTCTGAAACTGAACCGCGCTGTATTTGTCAGCAGCGTTTTAGAGTAATCAAAACTGTTTATGATATAGCAAAACCGCGTTTTATCAACGGTAAAATCCGATTCAAATCAGAGTTATCCTGCAAGGCAATAACATGGGAGATGGATTTCGATCGGCATTTCCAACTCCATTTCCCATGTTATTTATGTAAGCGTTAAGCCAATTTCACGTTATACAAATATCGGACGGCTCAGAGCTAGAAAGCAATCATCATCACCGTCGCGTTGTAACAGTGCTTTAAAGTTGGTATTGCTTCCAGATAAACGTTAAGTGAGTCGGATTCAATCTAAAACTGCCTTGAAAAATTCAGAGATTGGCGGCGCTCTCAGAAACCTTGGCTTTTACGCTGAAACCGAGGACGGGGCCAATTCCCAGTTCAAAGCCCGTGCTTATTACAGGGCGGCAGACGTCGTGGATGCTCTCCACCAAAGACTTGACGAGGTTTATGCAGAAAAAGGAGTCGAAGGCTTGCTAGAAATCCCCTCGATAGGCAAGGCGATTGCCGGCAAGATTGAAGAAATGATAAACACCGGCGCTATCAGGAATCTTGAGGAAGCAAGGGCCAGACTCCCGGTCGACGTGGAGCAATTCCGCTCTGTAGAGGGCCTTGGGCCAAAGACGGTCAAGCTCCTGTATGAAAAACTCGGGGTAAGGAACCTGGGTGATCTGGAAAAGGCTGCCAGCGATGGCAAATTGCAAGGCGTCGCCGGCTTTACGCCAAAGAGGATAAAGGAAATGCAAGCTCGTATTTCATATTACAGGCAAGGAAGTAGGAGGAGGCTGCTAGGCGAGGTCTACCCCCTTGCCAAGCAAATTGAGAAGAGGCTGGGCGGTCTGCCGGGGGTCCAAGAGGCCATTACCGCCGGCTCGGTCCGGAGGATGAAGGAAACCGTGGGCGATATTGATTTTCTGGTATGCACACCGGAACATAATTCAGAACGCGTAATGGAGTCCTTTGTCACAATGCCAGAAGTGGACGAGGTAATGGCGCGGGGGCAATCCAAGTCGTTCGTCAGACTTGCAGGCAAAATAGACGCGGATCTGCTAGTTGTCCCGCCAGAGAGTTGGGGTTCTGCTCTCCAGTACTTTACCGGCAGCAAGGAACACTCGGTGCACGTCAGGAGAATTGCCACCGAGAAAGGCCTCAGGCTCAACGAATGGGGACTTTACAGGGATTCCCTGCGGGTTGCGGGCGCATCTGAGGCTGAGGTCTATCGAGCGCTTGGGATGGACTGGATTCCGCCGGAGCTCAGGGAAGACTCTGGCGAAATCGAACTGGCGCTCTCGGGAGGCCTGCCTCAGCTCGTGCAGTATGGCAGCATACAGGGCGATCTGCAGGTTCACAGCGAGAGCACGGATGGCACCGCAAGCATCGAGGAGATGGCGCGTGCTGGCAGAGAGTTTGGCCTAAAGTACATCGCGATAACTGATCACACAAAGAGCCTGGCGCTGACCGGGGGCCTTGACGAGGAGGAGCTTTTGGACCAGGCCGAGCGGATTTGGGCCATGAAGGACAGGATTGAGGGAATCGAGGTTCTGGCGTCAGCAGAGGTCAACATCATGAAGGACGGTTCTCTTGACATAGCAGACAGCGTTCTTGACAGGCTGGATATTGTAGGGGCCGCGATTCACTCAAACTTTGCCCTTCCGATCGAAGACCAGACAAAGAGGATCGTCAGCGCGATTAGAAATCCGAGTGTTGATATTATTTTCCACCCGACAGGCAGGCGAATAAACAAGCGTGAAGGATATCCTGTCGACATCCAGAGGATTGTATCTGAAGCCAAGGAAACGGGGACCGTACTTGAAGTGGATGCGCACTATGACAGGCTTGACCTGAGGGACGAGCATGTGAGGATGGCTGTAGAGCAGGGAGTGAAACTCTCGATTGACTCTGACGCCCATCATCCAATCCACTATTCCTACCTCATGCTAGGCGTTGGCCAGGCGCGGAGGGGATGGGCCAAGGCCTCCGACGTGATAAACACTGCCACCTCAGCCAAGCAAGTTCTTAAGGCTTTAAAGTAATATAGAACATCAAGAATAGCTAGACCGTTGCGGACTTCACTGGAGAAAGACGAGCGACGCACCAGGAAGGTCTTTCTTGGAGTCTTTTACTTTTGCGCCTTCATGATGGCGTCAATTACCCTTTATGCGATTTATGTCAGCCTGGGGGAGTACCTCCACAGCGGCAAGGTCATTATCGGCCAGGTTCTCGTAGACACAGAGTTTCCTGTCCACGGGGTCGCAAAACTGGTGACATACCTGATGGTAGTAACCGTTCTGGGCTGGTATTGCGTGGTAAAACTTGGTGCTGAAAAGGCGAAACAAATCCCAAAGTGGATCAAGTCCATCCTTCAGCTGATAGTCCTTTCCATTGCCATAGTGTCGCTTTATGAGTTTATCTACAATTTTTCGATTTGGAATTCGCTAATAACAGCCGATGCGCTCAGGGGCGTGCTCAGGTTTGATCAGATAATTGTAAACTACCCCGACCCCCTGACCCCGTGGAACCTAGTTTTTGCCACCAAGATGTCGCTTTCGGCATTTCTAATCTCGGCGCACGGCTTTTACACCATGAGCAGACCGGAAAAGCAGGTTGCGGAGTTTTGAACTGCAGTTTCGAACTCTCCGGACCTACATTGTGTTAACATTTTTTAATGATAACAGTATCTAGAATGCGTGACATCGAAAAACAAAAATTCAGAATACTTGTCCGCTCGCGATGCGAGCCTACTCCGTGATTATGAAACAATTTCAAAAATGACCGATTATTTCAGACAGCCTAACAACGAAGAACTACTGAATTTTATTGAAGCGCACGCACGGGACCCTCACGCGGAAATAATGGGCTACAGGGAGAAAGACCAGCAAGAAAGAGAAAAGGGGCAATCGCTTAACGAATGCGATTGTCGCTGATGGGCGCGGGTCTTACCTTTCCTGCGAGGTTGGCCTGACAAGCACCTCGTTAATGTTGACGTGTGGAGGTGATTCAACGGCGTAGAGTATGGCGTTTGCGATGTCGGATGCCTGCAATGCCTCCATTTTCTTGGTCGAGGCAACAAAGGATTCAAGCGATTTGTCCGTTATGGTATTGGTCAGCTCTGTCGCAACGACACCGGGTTCGATGCACGTCACACGGACGTTCGAGCGCTGGCTGAGCTCCTGCCTCAACCCTTCACTGAGAGCTGTCACTGCATGTTTTGTAGCGCAGTAGACTCCCCCTGCAGGAAATACGATTCTTCCTGCCACCGATGAAATGTTGACTATATGACCGGACTTTTTCTCAAGCATGTGCGGCAGAACAGCTGCGGTGCAGTACAGGACGCCCTTTACGTTCACATCGATCATCTGGTCCCACTCCTCGACCTTGAGGCTCTTGAAGAAGCTGAGCGGCATCAACCCCGCGTTGTTTACCAGAATATCAATTGAAGCCCACCTGCCAAGAGCAGCGGCTGCAAACGCCTGGCAGTCTTTTCTGTCTGTAACGTCAAGCCGCTGGATGAGTATTTCTCCCCCCGCCGATGTAACGCCGGCCTTGAGCTCCTCAAGCCGTTCGACGCGGCGTGCTCCGGCAACTATTCTTGCGCCGGCTCTCGCCAAAGCCATGGCAGTCGCGTGGCCGATGCCGCTGCTTGCGCCCGTCACGAGGGCGACCTTTCCTTTTATCATCTACTGGGCAGACTCGTTTGCGCAATGTAATATTTGTATGGTTTTATGAGGGGCGGCCTGCGCAATTTGTCAGAGGCCAAAGCGGCCTCTCTTATTCCACGCTCTGCTCGGCTGGTTGTATTTTCTGCTTCCTTGCCATGAAAAGCAGCAGAACACCGAACATGGCCAGCACGACAGCGAGCCCCTGCGCGCCGCCGTTTGGAACAAATGCAAAGTAAGCGATGGAAAAGCCGAAGCAGGTGGCCGCCTGCAGCAGATACATTACGATTTGCTTCATTTTGGTTTTCTTTGAAGCAAACCCTATTGCAAAAAACGCCGCCGCTGGATAAATGGTAAAAAGCACGAATTGGTCTATGTCAATACCCAGATGAGTCAAGACCAAAGGACGTAACGCTTACGTCAAATAATAGTCTTGTCTTGGGCCTGCAGTAAGACTCTAGACGTCTGCATACATGGAGAATTCGTGCGGATGAGGCCTGAGCGCGACCTCGACATGCTCTTTTTCTTCATGCTCGATGATCCGTTCGACCGTGTCGTTGTCAAATATCGGCTTCAAGAACGCGCTGTCGCTTGCAAGCTCCTCGTAGGCTTCTCTCAGGCTGGCAGGCAGCTGTGTTATGCCCAGTTCGCGCCGCCTCTTGGCCGACATTTTGAAAATGTCTTCATTTACGGGGCTACCGATTTCCTTCTTTTCCTTTATTCCATCAAGGCCTGCAGCCAGTATGGCCGAAAACGCAAGGTACGGGTTGCATGAGGGGTCAGGTGCCCTGAATTCTATCCTCTTCATGTTTGCAAACTTGCGGCCCTTGTAGTGGGCGGGGATCCTGATGATGGCTGACCTGTTTCCTGTGCTCCAAGCAACGTAAACCGGTGCCTCATAGCCGGGCACCAGCCGGCGGTACGAGTTTGTCGTAGGTGCCACGATTGCTGCCAATGCATGGGCATGATCCATGATTCCCCCACCAAAGTACCGGGCTGTCTGGGACATTTCGGCATAGTCGTCCGACTCGTCATAAAAGAGGTTGACCCCCTTGTTCCAGAGGCTCATGTTGACGTGCATTCCGGAGCCGTTGTCAAGCGCAATGGGCTTTGGCATCATTGTCGCTATCATGTTGTTCTTTTTGGCAAGGTTCTTGACTATGTACTTGTAACTCTGGACTCCGTCTGCCGCGTTGACCAGGGTGTCAAACCGTATGTCGATTTCACACTGGCCGGCGGTTGCCACCTCGTGATGGTGAGCGTCGCAGACGATGCCGAAATTGTTTGTCAGCACATCGACGCACTGGTTCCGGTATTCCATCAGGGTGTCGCCTGGCGCGCTTGGCAGATAACCCTCTTTGAGCCGGAGGGCATAGCCCACGCTGTCGGTGGACCAAGGCGCTTCCCGCGAAGAGATGTGATAGCTCTGCCCTTGGTAGGGGGTCATTGTGTTTACCTCCAGTTTATCGAATACGAAAAACTCTACCTCAGGCCCCCAGTAGGAAGTCTCAAATCCCTGGGTTGAAAGGTATTTTTCAGCACGCTTGGCAATGCCACGCGGGTCGTGTGGATACACTTCGGGTTTGTGGCCGCCCCGGATAATGTCGCAAATCAATCTCGCCGTTGGCGCGTGTTCTATCCAGGGTATGATTGCATACGTTGAAGGGTCAGGTCGGATGATAAGGTCCGATTCATGAATTTCCGTAAATCCCCTAATTGACGAGCCGTCGAGTTTTGGAAGGCCGTCAATAAAGTCGTCGACGCGGAACATCTTTGAGTCCATTGTCGTGTGATGAAAACGGCCAAAGAGCCCGGTAAATTGCAGGTCAAGAAATGATATTTTGTCCTGCTTGAGGCGTTGCATGACTGCATCCGCGGTAAATGTTAAAGGCTCGATTTTACCATCGATTAACTTGTAAGGCAATAAGAATACCTCTTATATCAGTAGCCACAAGAATTCTATAATTTAAGCCTATGTCGGCTGCTGGCCGTGCGGGAGAGAACATGTTACCATTCTCGGTAAACGAACTTTCCAGGATATTGCTCAAGGAAATCGAATCGCCTAGCCTGCAGTCGATATCCGCTGACACATTTCAGCGAGTGGCCGTCACCATAGGGAGCCTGAAGGGGCTCGGTTACGAGGGAATCGAAGCCAGAGTCAGGGACAGGATGGTTGAAATGCTCTCTTCGTGCGCTCGTATCCTTCTCCAGAGCAGGCAGGGCAAACTGTCTTCAGAGAATCTGGATTACTCGAAACTCACGGACGAGGAAAAGTACGTCATTGATGGATTGCGGGAATCAAAAACAAGAATAGACGAGGTAATTGGCGCCGTTTCTGCTGGCAGGCTCAAAGTGCTTGAGCTGGTTGGCGCAAAGGCGCGTTCAAAGAGGGCCGTAGTCAGGTTCCTCAAACCGATGGAACAGTTTATCGGCGTAGACATGTCAAAGTACGGGCCGTACAAGGCCGAAGACGTTGCCTCAATTCCGGTGGAAAATGTGTACTCCTTTATCAGGACCGGGATTGTCGTTGAGATCCATGCTTCGGCCCTACGCAGATGACGCTCAGTCGACGCGCTTTATGATGTGGTAACCAAACTCCGTCTTGACCGGTTCTGACATTTGGCCTTTCTCGAGCTTGAAAGCGGCCTCTTCAAATGGCTTGACCATCATGCCCCTGCTGAAGTAGCCAAGGTCGCCCCCGCGCTTGCCGCTGCCCTTGTCAATGGAAACCTCCTTTGCCAGGTTTGCAAAGGATTCACCGCCCTTGAGCCTCTCAAGAATCTGGAGTGCCTCGCTTTGTTTCTTGACAAGAATGTGCGAACACTTGATTTTAGTCATTAATCGTGATAACTCGGACCTGCGAATTTAAGATTTGCGAAAAAGAAGAAAAGAGGAGCAATAACCGTGTTATTGCAATTATGGCCGTGTTGTGGAAGTCGAGTTGCTTGCGCTTGATGTTGCTGTGGAATTGGTCGCGCTATTCATCATGTTGGTGCTTGTGGAATTTGATGCCATTGCCGAAGTGGCGGTAGAGTTTTGCGCTGCGGTACTTGCGCTGGATGTCTGGTTAGCGCCGCTTGATGAAACCGGTCCGGCAGAGTTGTAGGTCTGAGTCCTCAAGGTGCCGCTTTCCACTAGCTTTAGGCTGAGGGAATTGGGGCTGCTGACGCGTGAAAGCACCTTGATGTGCCCGCCACTGTCCACCTGGTCGATACCGATAAGCGAACTTCCTGACCAAACGAGAACTACCTGGTTCGGCGTAAAGCCGGTTCCGTTGACGACTGCAATGCTGTCATTCTTGTTAGTGTCGACCATGTTCTGGCCGGTCATCAGCATCGAATGGGAGGTGCTGTTCTGGGCAGAGCTTGTGGATGTGGAGTTGTTCATGTTTGCCACGCTGGTGTTGTTTGTTGAGCTTGTGGATGTGTAATTGGACATGCCGGACATTGATGTGGCGTTTGACATCGAGCCTGAAGACATTGTGCCGCTTGCTGATGCAGTCGACGTGGACTGGTGCATGCAGCTTGCCTTTGAGGCTGTCGAGTTTGACACGCTCGATATCGAGGTCGTGTTACTCTTCATTGATGCAAGCTGTGACTGGGTCACAATCTTTACGGTGACCTGTGGGTTTGTAGTGGAGTTGCCAGAGGAAGCGGTGACTGTCTGTGGCGCGCGGATCTGTACCGTTCCAACGTTGCATACAAGCGGTCCGCTTGCCGAAGAGGTCTGGCCTGAAGTGGCGGTTGAATTCGAGGCTGTGCTTGTTGAAGTGCTAGGAGCTGATGCGGTGCTTGTTGCCGACGAGCTGCTGCCTGTTTTTACACACTGTGCCTTAGAATTGCCTGTCGAGTTGGAGCTGCTGACCTGCGTCGAACCCGCGCTTGTGGAGTTGGCGGTTCCAACCTGAAGTTTGCCTAAGTTGCAAACGACCGTGCCGGGAAGAGGTGCCGTTGAGTTATTTGCTGCAGAGCTTGAAGTCTGGGTCGCGCCAGACTGACTGGCTGAACTTGTCGAATTTGTTGTATTTGCTGTCTGGGGCTGCGATGCCTGCTGCGCAAATATCGCCGGTCCTGCCACTGCAGTTGAGAGAACTGCGAGGGCAGATAACAGCGATAGCAGGATCACTTTTGCCTTTGGATGTTGTGACAAAGCTTCTCGTAGTTGTTGCCATTAAAAGAAATTTAACGGATTTTGCTTTTTATTGAATAACCTTTCTTCGTAAGCATGGTAGCTAAGAATTGCAATAGGAGCTAGAATTCATGCCGTATTCGAAATCATGATATACTCGCCGGCGTACGCTAGAGCATTGGCCGAAGACAGCTCTGCATCCGCGGCCGCCAACTCTGCGATTCCCTTTCCAACCTTGACAATACTCTACCTCCC encodes:
- a CDS encoding M1 family aminopeptidase, which codes for MKRQIDGTSRNADDSSPSKKFELAGSVPHYPPSLDFTITHMSLRVVPDFATKTIRCTEQLQVKCISLDNSPNTIELDAAELDVSSITVGNTSCSFKVIGDKVLVSLVQPARHGDIIGLTISYSAKPRKGFYFVSADEKYPNKRTEAWTQGETTESKYWFACIDHPLVKFTSDISVIVPPEYTVISNGSLKERQQLTADGQPAVAHVWSEGRPHPAYLTSVVIGKYAEITGGRGLYYYVPGEFSDDAMRSFERTPEMLKFFEDYFGVKYPYEKYSQVTVQDFVYGGMENSSCTTLTTDTLHDQKAHVDFTSDHLVSHELAHQWFGDLVTCRDWSSIWLNEGFATYCEALYWEASRGTDEFLYYVMQTADDYFEEASTRYVRPIVTKTFKHPDDLFDRHTYEKAGVVLHMLRNTVGDLAFRKSVGAYLDRFGDCTAETFDLRRTFELETGRSLEQFFDQWLYKAGHPQLKVQISIEGQNTLRVKVEQTQAEAPFVFSLEVNVIQSQAGQIGKANQKLFVLRIEEKETAFQLPLDSAGIEWVSIDPEFKVLKTISIKAPKELLVNQLKGGRTVIERIEAARALAGEPADSVIEALKAAASGDKFWGVAAEAAKALGSTKTQGSYAALRDCVGKVMHPKVRRAVVKAIGEFRKQESFEELAALLERGDSSYFVESEAALALGKSRDRRAPPLLIKALETRSFQNIVAQGAINGLKEFGENKEIADLLVSKSEYGNHHRVREAATFALGRFAEANTSVFLQLVNLLTDRWFRVRINACRALAEAGLVKAIPELAAVSERDPDQRVRRVAEECILVIRESSKRPAALEHISDDLDRLKSKNLELMQKLDRLEREMR
- a CDS encoding dCMP deaminase family protein — encoded protein: MLRPDWDTYFLLQAEIAKLRSNCITRHIGAVIVKDNRQIATGYNGTPPGIRNCFEGGCPRCQERMRGEVKSGEGLDRCLCTHAEANAIMQCALFGNAGSTKGSTLYSTFAPCIECSKMAISVGISRIVVLADYPEDGTRLLHEAGVKLVKADPELLNPWLALMAQDPRALASQSGKG
- a CDS encoding AMP-binding protein, which gives rise to MNSSGATTQETNIKRFMSKYGLQDFRSLVKKANEDISWYWDAVNEDLKLEWFEKYSRVFDSSRGIEWTKWFVGGKCNIVANCLDRHARTQPEKIAYVFEGNGSTQKITYRELDLQVSRLAAALIDSGVKKGDVVAIYLPMIPETFYAILACSKIGAIHSTIFSGFGSHALQARLADSRASVLITSDTMYRHGKKIDLKEQWTKATSPSNLGSKTFVRTIIDVKGSSGGSVVSYDDFIRIAGQSRAETRVMDSEDPLFILYTSGTTGQPKGTLQVHGGYMVVAAQQASYLVDMGPQDVLFWYADVGWITGQTWVVYGSTIIGGTSVVYEEALNYPNDRAWQSIISKHGVSILGMAPTAIRFFMRSKTDPDASALKSLRVLATTGEPINKEAWDWYNEKVGQSRCPVINLSGGTEAGGAILSPLPGSDIRPCSVGGPVPGFDARIYDDAGRPAQNGRLVIAKPWPSMTRGLVNSAQRFLETYWSRYHGSWDHGDLVFVDETGLWYIAGRSDDVIKVSGHRLSNAEIEAAAMAHPEVAEAAAVGDHDSIRGERIVLCVITRHGAEIGPRLREEISRTVEDKIGKFASPDEIRFVMDLPRTRTGKLIRRLIKARISGSEITEGDLALVENPSSVSGI
- a CDS encoding GNAT family N-acetyltransferase, which produces MKTTVRTAQDSDRQPILQFCTDTFSWGDYIDVAWDIWMKDRKGRLFIADSQSSGSIAVGHAALCPYKESVWVEGVRVRQDHRKLGVASALIDAMLEFGRKRGASEALGIVASKNFASQRMMEKCGFQAVSDWAYLATDRQIARKKSEARLATVQDLDDVLNYLSASQLFRASGGRYMDTWRWYQLDKRALRSFVDRKRLLVTGRPITGMAVLNTEGYWDRKDLLQVVYLDSSSSESLAELLTFATNLYMLGGFRRLHVICHQSLAAAVRQFEMTESESFVLYRKKIESDAEQDRPSAKRSRSRPER